In a single window of the Gossypium hirsutum isolate 1008001.06 chromosome D02, Gossypium_hirsutum_v2.1, whole genome shotgun sequence genome:
- the LOC121214455 gene encoding 18.1 kDa class I heat shock protein, whose product MRIPNLTKAFILLMAITLMSTQANSLIPYSRSLWDVMLAEDPFKILEQNPVTVPKGSEPVALARADWKETPRYHAITLDIPGMKKEDLKIEVEENRVLRISGERKEEQEIEGEKWHRAERTNGKFWRQFRLPANVDMDRIKAHMEDGVLRISVPKIVDESKKHSKVIDIVQSGGIGEDVKATSHGHH is encoded by the coding sequence ATGAGAATCCCAAATCTCACCAAAGCCTTTATTTTGTTAATGGCAATAACTCTGATGTCAACCCAAGCCAACAGCCTAATCCCTTACAGTAGATCCTTATGGGACGTGATGCTCGCTGAAGACCCATTCAAAATCCTGGAACAAAACCCAGTGACCGTCCCCAAAGGATCAGAACCCGTCGCTTTAGCTCGAGCCGACTGGAAAGAAACCCCACGGTACCATGCCATTACCCTGGACATCCCAGGGATGAAAAAGGAGGATTTGAAGATCGAGGTTGAAGAGAACAGAGTGTTAAGGATCAGTGGAGAAAGGAAAGAAGAACAAGAAATTGAAGGAGAGAAATGGCATAGAGCTGAAAGGACGAATGGGAAGTTTTGGAGACAGTTCAGGTTGCCTGCGAATGTGGATATGGATCGTATCAAAGCTCATATGGAAGATGGGGTTTTGAGGATCAGTGTGCCTAAAATTGTAGATGAGAGTAAGAAGCACTCTAAGGTGATTGACATTGTTCAGTCGGGTGGTATTGGTGAAGATGTCAAGGCAACCTCCCATGGTCATCATTAG
- the LOC107927781 gene encoding LOW QUALITY PROTEIN: deoxymugineic acid synthase 1-B (The sequence of the model RefSeq protein was modified relative to this genomic sequence to represent the inferred CDS: inserted 1 base in 1 codon), giving the protein MEAGTKMQSPEKETRPELSTMSVQSVPTFPLRSTDEKAIPLIGFGTAEYPFGASRDTLKETIIEAIKLGLIKSRDELFITSKLWCSDAHRDLVLPALHKTLKNLKLEYVDLYLIHWPLSLKPGKHDFPFKKEDMVPMDIKSVWEAMEECHDIGLTKSIGVSNFSCKKLETLLSSARIPPAVNQVEMSPMWQQKKLRKFCEEKGIVVEAYSPLGAKGAXWGTNQVMECDVLKEIAQAKGKSVAQVCLRWACEQGVCVIAKSFNKERMKQNLDIFDWRLSDDELLKISQLPQCKGYPALEFVSDDGPFKSLQELWDGEI; this is encoded by the exons ATGGAAGCTGGAACCAAAATGCAGTCGCCGGAGAAGGAAACGAGGCCAGAGTTATCCACCATGTCAGTGCAAAGCGTCCCGACATTCCCTCTCCGATCAACTGATGAAAAAGCCATTCCCCTTATAGGCTTCGGCACAGCCGAATATCCTTTCGGTGCTTCCAGGGATACCTTGAAAGAAACCATCATCGAAGCTATCAAACTAGGGTTAATCAAATCCCGAGACGAACTCTTCATCACTTCCAAGCTATGGTGCAGTGATGCACACCGTGACCTTGTCCTCCCAGCACTCCACAAAACACTCaa GAATTTGAAGCTGGAGTATGTTGATCTGTATCTAATTCACTGGCCACTGAGTTTAAAGCCAGGTAAACAtgattttccttttaaaaaagaAGACATGGTTCCTATGGATATAAAATCTGTGTGGGAAGCAATGGAGGAGTGTCATGATATTGGCCTAACAAAATCTATTGGTGTAAGCAATTTCTCCTGCAAGAAACTAGAAACCCTCCTTTCCAGTGCCAGAATCCCACCAGCAGTGAACCAA GTGGAGATGAGCCCAATGTGGCAACAAAAGAAACTGAGGAAGTTTTGTGAGGAGAAAGGCATAGTTGTGGAGGCTTATTCTCCTTTGGGTGCCAAAGGAG GGTGGGGAACAAATCAGGTGATGGAGTGTGATGTACTCAAAGAAATTGCCCAAGCCAAGGGAAAATCAGTTGCTCAG GTTTGCTTGAGATGGGCATGTGAACAAGGAGTGTGTGTGATAGCGAAGAGCTTCAACAAGGAAAGGATGAAACAAAACCTTGACATCTTTGATTGGAGGCTCAGTGATGATGAGTTGCTTAAAATAAGCCAACTCCCACAGTGCAAAGGATATCCAGCACTGGAATTTGTATCAGATGATGGTCCTTTCAAGTCTCTTCAAGAGCTTTGGGATGGGGAGATTTGA
- the LOC121214456 gene encoding non-specific lipid transfer protein GPI-anchored 20, with amino-acid sequence MALCKPYSRLVLALAMALVAATVPVYGQRTINNPCTPSALNIFTPCMNLLTNSSANGTSPTADCCNSLKTLTSSGMDCLCLIVTGSVPFRLPINRTLAISLPRACSMSGVPLQCRAAVGAPVPAPGPISLAPTLSPGTSPTLSPKGSIVPEPTGPAEAPESNTIPTATTGSRPVLNPTASAADRSYGFSPSLVLLTLGFAVFKYY; translated from the exons ATGGCCCTCTGCAAGCCATATTCTAGGCTGGTCCTAGCACTGGCCATGGCATTGGTGGCAGCTACGGTGCCTGTTTATGGGCAGAGAACTATCAACAATCCATGCACCCCATCAGCACTTAACATCTTCACTCCTTGTATGAACTTGCTTACCAATAGCAGTGCCAATGGTACTTCGCCCACTGCAGATTGTTGCAACTCGCTTAAAACGCTCACATCGAGCGGCATGGACTGTTTGTGCCTCATTGTCACCGGGAGTGTCCCGTTCCGTTTACCTATCAATAGAACTCTAGCTATTTCTCTTCCCCGAGCTTGTAGCATGTCTGGTGTCCCCCTCCAATGCAGAG CCGCTGTTGGTGCACCTGTTCCTGCTCCAG GTCCAATTTCACTTGCACCAACCCTTTCTCCAGGAACATCACCAACTTTAAGCCCAAAAG GTTCCATTGTGCCAGAACCAACAGGACCTGCTGAAGCACCGGAATCCAACACCATCCCGACCGCCACGACGGGTAGCCGCCCTGTTCTGAACCCCACAGCATCAGCTGCCGATCGTTCCTACGGTTTTTCACCATCACTTGTGTTGTTGACATTAGGGTTTGCTGTTTTCAAGTACTACTAG
- the LOC107927746 gene encoding non-specific lipid transfer protein GPI-anchored 5 isoform X2 — translation MALGKITLVQGLALVMVTLLWTGTMAQSDCTSVLITMAPCFDYVTGTSSTPSVPCCSQLANVVQLQPHCLCMALSGGGSSLGVEVNQTLALALPQLCHVKTPPESNCKAADGPAVISISPSGSPQGLPPHSNDTPGSNSSTSGLVIRQIYFYLANIKDIYGTR, via the exons ATGGCGTTAGGGAAGATAACCCTTGTGCAGGGTCTAGCCTTGGTCATGGTAACTTTGCTATGGACTGGAACCATGGCTCAATCAGACTGCACCAGTGTGCTAATCACGATGGCTCCATGCTTTGATTATGTGACTGGAACCTCCTCAACCCCATCTGTTCCATGCTGCTCACAGCTTGCTAACGTTGTTCAATTACAGCCACATTGCCTTTGCATGGCCCTCAGTGGTGGTGGTTCATCACTGGGTGTGGAAGTAAACCAGACACTTGCCCTTGCACTCCCTCAACTTTGCCATGTCAAAACCCCACCTGAGAGCAACTGCAAAg CTGCTGATGGGCCTGCTGTAATTTCAATATCTCCATCTGGTTCACCTCAAGGTTTACCACCCCATTCAAATGATACCCCAGGCAGCAACTCATCAACATCAG GTCTGGTCATTAGACAAATCTACTTCTATCTGGCTAATATCAAAGACATCTATGGTACTAGGTAA
- the LOC107927746 gene encoding non-specific lipid transfer protein GPI-anchored 5 isoform X1 — MALGKITLVQGLALVMVTLLWTGTMAQSDCTSVLITMAPCFDYVTGTSSTPSVPCCSQLANVVQLQPHCLCMALSGGGSSLGVEVNQTLALALPQLCHVKTPPESNCKAADGPAVISISPSGSPQGLPPHSNDTPGSNSSTSGGSRTIAATASDVIFSTSLQFILFLLPIALFSSTWTTIS; from the exons ATGGCGTTAGGGAAGATAACCCTTGTGCAGGGTCTAGCCTTGGTCATGGTAACTTTGCTATGGACTGGAACCATGGCTCAATCAGACTGCACCAGTGTGCTAATCACGATGGCTCCATGCTTTGATTATGTGACTGGAACCTCCTCAACCCCATCTGTTCCATGCTGCTCACAGCTTGCTAACGTTGTTCAATTACAGCCACATTGCCTTTGCATGGCCCTCAGTGGTGGTGGTTCATCACTGGGTGTGGAAGTAAACCAGACACTTGCCCTTGCACTCCCTCAACTTTGCCATGTCAAAACCCCACCTGAGAGCAACTGCAAAg CTGCTGATGGGCCTGCTGTAATTTCAATATCTCCATCTGGTTCACCTCAAGGTTTACCACCCCATTCAAATGATACCCCAGGCAGCAACTCATCAACATCAG GTGGATCTAGAACAATTGCAGCTACTGCCAGTGATGTTATCTTCAGCACATCCCTTCAGTTCATCCTGTTCTTGCTGCCCATTGCTTTGTTTTCTTCAACTTGGACCACCATCTCCTAA
- the LOC121214457 gene encoding non-specific lipid transfer protein GPI-anchored 5 isoform X1: protein MATYLVLVVVAMLCAGATAQSGCTNVLIGMSPCLNFITGSSSTPSQQCCTQLANVVRSSPRCLCQILNGGGSSFGININQTQALALPDSCNVQTPPVSSCNAASPAPADSPVGSPDSGSKIPTVDAGDGSRSVPTARENNSSDGSTTKLSLSLFTFLLLATSYSSIFTSH from the exons ATGGCAACATATCTTGTCTTGGTTGTAGTAGCTATGCTTTGTGCAGGAGCCACAGCTCAATCAGGTTGCACTAATGTGTTGATCGGCATGTCACCCTGTTTGAATTTCATTACAGGGTCCTCATCAACCCCATCTCAACAATGTTGCACGCAGCTAGCTAATGTCGTGCGTTCATCACCGAGATGCTTGTGTCAGATCCTTAATGGTGGTGGTTCATCATTTGGGATCAACATCAACCAGACTCAAGCTTTGGCCTTACCTGATTCATGCAATGTTCAGACTCCACCTGTCAGCAGTTGTAATG CTGCTTCTCCAGCTCCAGCAGACTCTCCGGTAGGATCACCCGACTCTGGGAGCAAAATTCCAACAG TGGATGCAGGAGATGGATCTAGAAGTGTACCAACTGCACGGGAGAATAACTCATCTGATGGAAGCACCACCAAATTGTCACTCTCTTTGTTCACCTTCCTTCTGTTGGCAACATCATATAGTTCAATCTTCACATCACACTGA
- the LOC121214457 gene encoding non-specific lipid transfer protein GPI-anchored 5 isoform X2 produces the protein MATYLVLVVVAMLCAGATAQSGCTNVLIGMSPCLNFITGSSSTPSQQCCTQLANVVRSSPRCLCQILNGGGSSFGININQTQALALPDSCNVQTPPVSSCNAASPAPADSPVGSPDSGSKIPTGDGSRSVPTARENNSSDGSTTKLSLSLFTFLLLATSYSSIFTSH, from the exons ATGGCAACATATCTTGTCTTGGTTGTAGTAGCTATGCTTTGTGCAGGAGCCACAGCTCAATCAGGTTGCACTAATGTGTTGATCGGCATGTCACCCTGTTTGAATTTCATTACAGGGTCCTCATCAACCCCATCTCAACAATGTTGCACGCAGCTAGCTAATGTCGTGCGTTCATCACCGAGATGCTTGTGTCAGATCCTTAATGGTGGTGGTTCATCATTTGGGATCAACATCAACCAGACTCAAGCTTTGGCCTTACCTGATTCATGCAATGTTCAGACTCCACCTGTCAGCAGTTGTAATG CTGCTTCTCCAGCTCCAGCAGACTCTCCGGTAGGATCACCCGACTCTGGGAGCAAAATTCCAACAG GAGATGGATCTAGAAGTGTACCAACTGCACGGGAGAATAACTCATCTGATGGAAGCACCACCAAATTGTCACTCTCTTTGTTCACCTTCCTTCTGTTGGCAACATCATATAGTTCAATCTTCACATCACACTGA